The DNA window AGCAATAAGGCTCAGAGTGAGGAACCGGCAGTTCCGCACTCTGGGTCTTTTTTGCTTTTTTAAGATTATATCGATTGAGGATGTTTGAAAGCAGTGGAATACGCTTTTGGAAAGGAGAGTGGGGAATGGAAAATACCCGGATGCTCAGCGCGGGAATTGATATTGGGACCTCGACCTCACAGGTGATTTTCAGCCGCCTGACCGTCGAAAATACAGCCGGGTATTTTTCGGTGCCTGCTGTCTCGATTATTGACAAGGAAGTCGTTTACCAGAGTCCCGTCTACAGGACCCCCCTGATTGACGAGTCGTTGATCGATGGGGATGCCCTTCGCATCATTATTGAAAAAGAATATGCGGCGGCCGGGGTAATGCCGGAACAGGTGGAAACAGGGGCTGTCATTATTACCGGAGAATCGGCGCGCAAGGAGAATGCGCGGATGGTATTGGAACGGCTGAGCGGTTTTGCAGGAGATTTTGTAGTGTCGACCGCCGGACCCGATTTGGAATCCGTGATTGCGGGCCAGGGGAGCGGGGCGGAACGGTTTTCAGAGGAAAACGGAGCCGTGGTCGTCAACCTGGATATCGGAGGGGGAACGACGAATGTGGTTCTTTTCGATGGCGGAGAGGTGCGTGCAAGGGGATGCCTCGATATCGGAGGGCGTCAGGTAACCGTGGACGAACAGGGCAGGATTGCCTACGTGAGTCCCAGCGCCGGGCGGATTGCGCAGGCCTGCCATCTGAGCCTGCGGGAAGGGGAACCGGCCTCCCGGAAAGTTTTAGAAAAGTTGTGTGACGGTATGAGCGAGGTGCTGGAACAGATGCTGGGAGCCTCGGAGGCAACGCCTCTTCTGGAGGAAGTCAGGACGCCGGGGTCTGCACTGTTTCAACTTCCGGCCGACCGGGCCGTCCGTTATGTCTGCTTTTCGGGAGGCGTTGCGGACTGTATCTACCAGCCGGGCAGGGAACCATTTGCCTACGGGGATATCGGCGTGCTGTTAGGAGATGCAATCCGCCGGGGCCGTCTGTTCCAGGCGTTCCGTGTTATTGACGCAGCCGAAACGATACGCGCTACTGTGATTGGAGCGGGAAGTTATACGACCACGATTTCCGGCAGCACAATTGCCTACACGGACGGGCTGTTTCCAATGAAAAATGTGCCGGTGCTAAAGCTGTCACGGGAAGAAGAAACACAGTGCTGGAACGGTGACGGCGAGACGCTCTATCAGAAAGCAAAGTGGTTTCTGGAGCAGAACGACGCGTCGCGCATGGCGCTGGCGCTGGAGGGCAGAAACGATCCCGATTATCAGGAGATGAAGCAGTTGGCTGAGGTGACGGCGGATGCCCTTTCACGGGCGCTGCCCGGTGACGCCCCGCTGATTCTGATCGTGCAGGCGGATATCGCCAAGGCCCTGGGGCAGATAATACGGCAGAGAATGGCCGGGAAAAGACCTGTGGTGGCGGTGGATACCGTGAAGGCCGAACAAAACAATTTTGTGGATTTTGGACGTCCCATTATGAACGGACTTGTCATCCCGGTGGTTGTAAAGACCCTGATTTTTGGCTGACGGGACGTGAGGACAGGTTACACACGGTTACGATTCACAGCCGCTGTTTTGCAAACAGTAGTTACTATTCACAGCCCCGCAAAAAAGCGCGGTTCTGCGAACAGTAACACGCTTCGCGATGCACAGAAACGGCAAAAAACGCCGTTTCGTGCCGTGTAACTCGGGATTTTCACTCAAAAAGCGAGTGAAAACACCTGGCGGAATAATGGCTGTGAATAGTAACAACCAGTAACTACAACCTTGGAGGTACATATGCAATATAAAACAATACTATCGGGGCAGACCTTCACCTTCGGTTCGGTGAAGGAAGTCCTGGCAAAGGCCGGAGAACATAAGTCCGGCGATATCCTGGCGGGCGTGGCGGCGCAGTCGGATATAGAACGGATTGCCGCGAAGGAAGCGCTCGCGGGTATGACGCTTAAGGAGCTGTATGAGAATCCGGCGGCGCCCTATGAGGAAGATGAGGTTACGAGAATCAACATCGACGGCCTCAACCAGACGATTTATCAGGGAATCAAAAATTGGACGGTCAGTGATTTGAGGGAGTGGCTGCTGTCCTATGATGCCGACGAAAGCACAATCCGCCGGATTTCCAGGGGCCTTACGGCCGAGATGGTTGCAGCCGTCTGTAAACTCATGACAAATATGGATTTGATATACGGAGCCAGTAAAATCCGCATCACGGCCTGCTGCAACACAACGGTGGGTGAGCGGGGAATCATGGGAACACGGCTTCAGCCGAACCATACGACCGATAATGTGGAAGGAATCACCGCCTCCCTGTTTGAGGGACTTTCATACGGCTGCGGCGACGTCCTGATTGGGCTGAACCCCGTCAATGATACGGTTTCCAGTCTGGCGGAGGTTCTGAAGCGGTTTGATGAGGTGCGGAATTCGCTGGAAATCCCCACACAAATCTGCGTGCTCGGCCATATTACAACCCAGATAGAGGCCCTCCGTCAGGGAGCGCCCTGCGACATGATTTTCCAGTCGATTGCAGGAAGTGAAAAAGGCAACCGGGCCTTTGGATTCTCATCGGAAACCGTGGAGGAGGCGTTAGACCTTCTGCGCACCCACGGAACGGCGGCCGGGCCGAATGTGATGTATTTTGAAACCGGGCAGGGAAGCGAGCTGTCGTCAAATGCGCATTGGGGCGCGGATCAGGTGACGATGGAAGCCAGGTGCTATGCCTTTGCAAGAAAGTATCATCCTTTTATGGTGAATACGGTGGTAGGGTTCATCGGGCCGGAATATCTGTATGATTCCAAACAGGTAATCAGAGCCGGGCTGGAAGACCATTTTATGGGAAAACTTTCCGGACTGCCCATGGGCTGTGACTGCTGTTATACAAACCATATGATGGCGGATCAGAATGATATTGAAAACCTGTCCCTCCTCCTGGGAGCGGCCGGAGTCAACTATATTCTGGGCGTGCCGACCAGCGACGATATCATGCTCAATTATCAGACGAACGCCTATCATGATATCGGCACAATCAGGGAGATACTGGGACTGCATCCCATTCCCGCATTTGAGCGGTGGCTGGAACGGATGGGAATCATGGAAAACGGCAGGCTGACAAAACTGGCCGGGGATCCGACGATATTTACGAAGAAAGGACGGTGAGCGCATGCTGAGGCAGACAGAGATAGACCGGATTGCAGAGGAAATCCTTACTGAACTGCAGGGAGATGGTAGATTTGAAAGCGGAAGCCTGCGGGCCAAGTCGGAGGCCGCCGCCCGGGAAGCGGCCAGGCAGAAAGCGAAAAAAGAGCTAGAAGAGGTTGCGGGCAGCATGCCGCCGGGAAAACCGGATGGGAAAGACGCCGGAGATGGACTGATATCAGAGCCTCCGCCAGAGCTGGACAGAAAAGCGCCGCTTCTGGAAAATCCGCAGGATCCCGACGCCCTGCGGCGGATGATTGGCAAAACGACGGCCCGCATCGGCGTCGGCCGGTCGGGTCCGAGGCTGAAGACGAAGACGCTCCTGACACTTCGCGCCGATCATGCTGCGGCGAGGGATGCGGTGCTCATGGATGTCAGTGAGGAACTGATTCAAAAGCTCGGATTGTTTTCGGTGGCCACATGCTGTACCGATAAAAACAATTTTCTTACAAGACCTGATTTGGGGCGGGATTTCGATGAGGAGACAAAGGCATATATCAAGGAAAAGTGTGTCTCCCATCCGGATGTCCAGATTATTATCAGCGACGGGCTTTCCTCCTCTGCCATCGAAGCCAATGCGGCGCGTATCCTGCCCGTTGTGATGGAGGGGCTGAAGGAAAAGGGACTGAAGGCAGGAACACCAATCTTTGTGAAATACGGGCGCGTAGGAGCCCAGGACCGGATCTCGGAACTGGTGGGAGCGAAGGTGGTCTGCTCCTTCATCGGCGAACGGCCCGGACTGGCAACGGCGGAGAGTATGAGCGCCTATATCGCCTATCACGCTGAAGTGGGAATGCCGGAGGCGAGGAGAACCGTTGTTTCCAACATTCATAAGGACGGCGTCCCGGCGGTGGAGGCCGGAGCTTACATTGTGGATTTGCTGGCGCTGATTCTTGAAAAACAGGCCAGCGGAGTGGATTTGAAAAAGTAGAGACAGGGATACGGCTCACACGGCCGTATTCCGCGTATTTGTTCTCGAAGGCGGGAGGTGAAATATGGTTTCAAAACAAATCGGCACGCAGGTGCTCGGCGTACACATTCTTCCAAATGCCGATCCGATGCTGCGTGCGAACCTGGACATCCGTCCGGAGGATCGCAGTCTTGGAATTTTTACGACGGACTGCGACGACGTATCTTATGCAGCGTTAGATGAGGCTACGAAAAAGGCAGATGTATCGGTTGCATACGCAAAGAGCATGTATGCAGGCTCTGCCAATGCAAACACGGCTCTTGCCGGAGAGTTCATCGGCATTTTGTCAGGCCCGAATCCCGAGGAGGTCAGAAGCGGCCTGGAGGCTGCGATTGCCTATATTGAAAACGAGGCACATTTTTATACGGCCAACGAGGATGGTTCCATCGTTTACTTTGCCCACTGCATCTCACGGACCGGTTCTTATCTGTCCGCCCAGGCAGGGGTACCGGAGGGAACGGCAATGGCCTATCTGATTGCCCCGCCCCTGGAGGCAACGGTGGGGCTGG is part of the [Clostridium] symbiosum genome and encodes:
- a CDS encoding ethanolamine ammonia-lyase reactivating factor EutA; protein product: MENTRMLSAGIDIGTSTSQVIFSRLTVENTAGYFSVPAVSIIDKEVVYQSPVYRTPLIDESLIDGDALRIIIEKEYAAAGVMPEQVETGAVIITGESARKENARMVLERLSGFAGDFVVSTAGPDLESVIAGQGSGAERFSEENGAVVVNLDIGGGTTNVVLFDGGEVRARGCLDIGGRQVTVDEQGRIAYVSPSAGRIAQACHLSLREGEPASRKVLEKLCDGMSEVLEQMLGASEATPLLEEVRTPGSALFQLPADRAVRYVCFSGGVADCIYQPGREPFAYGDIGVLLGDAIRRGRLFQAFRVIDAAETIRATVIGAGSYTTTISGSTIAYTDGLFPMKNVPVLKLSREEETQCWNGDGETLYQKAKWFLEQNDASRMALALEGRNDPDYQEMKQLAEVTADALSRALPGDAPLILIVQADIAKALGQIIRQRMAGKRPVVAVDTVKAEQNNFVDFGRPIMNGLVIPVVVKTLIFG
- a CDS encoding ethanolamine ammonia-lyase subunit EutB; this translates as MQYKTILSGQTFTFGSVKEVLAKAGEHKSGDILAGVAAQSDIERIAAKEALAGMTLKELYENPAAPYEEDEVTRINIDGLNQTIYQGIKNWTVSDLREWLLSYDADESTIRRISRGLTAEMVAAVCKLMTNMDLIYGASKIRITACCNTTVGERGIMGTRLQPNHTTDNVEGITASLFEGLSYGCGDVLIGLNPVNDTVSSLAEVLKRFDEVRNSLEIPTQICVLGHITTQIEALRQGAPCDMIFQSIAGSEKGNRAFGFSSETVEEALDLLRTHGTAAGPNVMYFETGQGSELSSNAHWGADQVTMEARCYAFARKYHPFMVNTVVGFIGPEYLYDSKQVIRAGLEDHFMGKLSGLPMGCDCCYTNHMMADQNDIENLSLLLGAAGVNYILGVPTSDDIMLNYQTNAYHDIGTIREILGLHPIPAFERWLERMGIMENGRLTKLAGDPTIFTKKGR
- the eutC gene encoding ethanolamine ammonia-lyase subunit EutC; its protein translation is MLRQTEIDRIAEEILTELQGDGRFESGSLRAKSEAAAREAARQKAKKELEEVAGSMPPGKPDGKDAGDGLISEPPPELDRKAPLLENPQDPDALRRMIGKTTARIGVGRSGPRLKTKTLLTLRADHAAARDAVLMDVSEELIQKLGLFSVATCCTDKNNFLTRPDLGRDFDEETKAYIKEKCVSHPDVQIIISDGLSSSAIEANAARILPVVMEGLKEKGLKAGTPIFVKYGRVGAQDRISELVGAKVVCSFIGERPGLATAESMSAYIAYHAEVGMPEARRTVVSNIHKDGVPAVEAGAYIVDLLALILEKQASGVDLKK
- the eutL gene encoding ethanolamine utilization microcompartment protein EutL codes for the protein MVSKQIGTQVLGVHILPNADPMLRANLDIRPEDRSLGIFTTDCDDVSYAALDEATKKADVSVAYAKSMYAGSANANTALAGEFIGILSGPNPEEVRSGLEAAIAYIENEAHFYTANEDGSIVYFAHCISRTGSYLSAQAGVPEGTAMAYLIAPPLEATVGLDAALKAADVELKTYYGPPTETNFAGGLLCGSQAACLAACEAFAETVCRIAEEPLAY